In Nicotiana tabacum cultivar K326 chromosome 17, ASM71507v2, whole genome shotgun sequence, one DNA window encodes the following:
- the LOC107808679 gene encoding U-box domain-containing protein 35-like isoform X1, with product MPLSFSSDDGSHPTIVAVDKDKHSASAVKWAVDHLVISNPTLVLVHVRIKNSTNQNGVVQGSNRGLSDQDTPKVFTPFRAYSARKGIAVKEVVIEDIEVSKGLLDYINNHRVTNIVLGASSRSALSRKFWSHDVPTIINKSAPDFCTVYVISKGKQQSVRPAAKPFASSLSATLPSSQAWSAARLSNYSESSDVSRSVYTRPEQNIVGSEMMKPKIGPSNASMDNLDVHNRDPRNSYSRSSPSDDRGLFAPLSHGSVDITAQNLDFTQVSVKENCSSSSSWEAEMNRLKLELRQTLNMYNTACKEAVSANQTAKELHQWKMEEASRFKQARISEEAALAIAEMEKAKGRAAIEAAQKAQKLAEIEAKRRKYAELKAKRVTEEKNLALNDLSRSDLCYRKYTIEEIEAATKNFSNSEKIGEGGYGPVYKGKLDHTPVAIKVLRSDAAQGMKQFKQEVQVLGLMRHPNMVLLLGACPEYGCLVYEFMNNGSLEDRLFRKGNTPPIPWEIRFKIAAEIATGLLFLHQAKPEPLVHRDLKPANILLDSNYSCKISDVGLARLVPPSVADCVTQYHMTSAAGTFCYIDPEYQQTGKLGTKSDIYSLGVMLLQIITARPPMGLTHHVERAIENGTFADILDPTVPNWPMEETLNYAKLSLKCAELRKKDRPDLGSVILPELNKLKELGMSSKRTTDS from the exons ATGCCTTTGTCATTTTCGTCGGATGATGGTAGCCACCCCACCATTGTGGCCGTTGATAAAGACAAGCACAGCGCCTCTGCTGTCAAATGGGCTGTTGATCATCTCGTGATAAGCAATCCGACGCTTGTGTTGGTCCATGTTCGGATCAAGAACTCAACAAATC AGAATGGTGTTGTTCAAGGTTCAAATCGCGGATTGAGTGATCAAGATACTCCTAAGGTCTTTACACCTTTTAGGGCTTACTCTGCACGTAAAGGG ATAGCAGTGAAGGAGGTTGTCATTGAGGATATTGAAGTGTCTAAGGGACTTCTAGACTATATTAACAACCACCGCGTCACCAACATTGTTCTTGGTGCATCATCAAGGAGTGCTCTTTCCAG GAAATTTTGGAGTCATGATGTGCCAACTATCATAAACAAGTCTGCACCAGATTTCTGTACTGTATACGTGATTTCGAAAGGAAAGCAACAGTCAGTCAGACCAGCAGCAAAACCTTTTGCTAGTTCTTTGTCAGCAACGCTACCATCTTCCCAAGCGTGGTCAGCAGCTAGGCTAAGTAATTACTCTGAATCATCAGATGTATCCAG GTCAGTATATACGAGGCCAGAGCAAAATATTGTAGGTTCTGAAATGATGAAGCCCAAAATTGGACCATCTAATGCATCGATGGACAATCTTGATGTTCATAATAGAGATCCTAGGAATTCATATAGCCGCAGTTCTCCGTCCGATGATAGAGGTCTCTTTGCACCTCTTAGCCATGGATCAGTAGATATCACAGCTCAAAATCTTGATTTCACTCAAgtttcagtaaaagaaaattgtaGCTCCTCATCTTCG TGGGAGGCTGAGATGAACAGATTAAAGCTAGAGCTAAGGCAAACCTTGAATATGTACAACACAGCTTGCAAAGAAGCTGTCTCGGCAAACCAAACG GCTAAAGAGCTTCATCAATGGAAAATGGAAGAAGCAAGTAGGTTCAAACAAGCCCGTATTTCTGAAGAGGCAGCTCTCGCTATTGCTGAGATGGAAAAAGCGAAAGGCAGAGCTGCCATTGAAGCTGCTCAAAAAGCACAAAAGTTGGCTGAGATAGaagcaaaaagaagaaaatatgcgGAGTTGAAGGCCAAGCGAGTGACAGAAGAAAAGAATCTAGCGTTAAATGATCTATCTCGGAGTGATCTCTGCTATAGGAAATACACAATAGAAGAGATTGAGGCAGCCACCAAAAACTTCTCAAATTCAGAGAAGATCGGTGAAGGTGGATATGGCCCTGTTTACAAAGGGAAACTTGATCACACACCCGTTGCCATTAAAGTTCTGAGATCCGATGCTGCACAAGGGATGAAACAGTTCAAGCAAGAG GTTCAAGTACTCGGTCTCATGAGGCACCCAAATATGGTTCTACTCTTAGGTGCATGTCCCGAGTATGGATGTTTGGTTTATGAGTTCATGAATAATGGCAGCCTGGAAGATCGCCTGTTCCGAAAAGGTAACACCCCTCCAATCCCATGGGAAATTCGGTTTAAAATTGCTGCTGAGATCGCAACGGGGCTCCTATTCCTTCACCAAGCAAAACCAGAACCTCTTGTCCATCGTGACCTTAAGCCAGCGAACATTCTTCTAGACAGCAATTATTCCTGCAAAATAAGTGATGTTGGCTTGGCAAGGTTAGTTCCACCATCTGTAGCTGATTGTGTTACACAATATCACATGACTTCAGCTGCAGGAACGTTTTGTTACATTGATCCTGAATATCAACAAACAGGAAAGTTAGGGACTAAATCAGATATATATTCACTTGGTGTGATGTTGCTCCAAATTATTACTGCAAGGCCCCCGATGGGTTTAACACATCACGTCGAGAGGGCCATTGAGAACGGAACATTTGCAGACATACTAGATCCAACAGTGCCAAACTGGCCAATGGAAGAAACTCTTAACTATGCAAAATTGTCACTCAAGTGTGCTGAGCTGCGGAAGAAAGATCGACCTGATCTTGGTTCGGTGATATTGCCTGAGCTTAATAAGCTTAAAGAACTCGGAATGAGTAGCAAGCGAACTACAGACTCTTAA
- the LOC107808679 gene encoding U-box domain-containing protein 35-like isoform X2: protein MFGSRTQQIVENGVVQGSNRGLSDQDTPKVFTPFRAYSARKGIAVKEVVIEDIEVSKGLLDYINNHRVTNIVLGASSRSALSRKFWSHDVPTIINKSAPDFCTVYVISKGKQQSVRPAAKPFASSLSATLPSSQAWSAARLSNYSESSDVSRSVYTRPEQNIVGSEMMKPKIGPSNASMDNLDVHNRDPRNSYSRSSPSDDRGLFAPLSHGSVDITAQNLDFTQVSVKENCSSSSSWEAEMNRLKLELRQTLNMYNTACKEAVSANQTAKELHQWKMEEASRFKQARISEEAALAIAEMEKAKGRAAIEAAQKAQKLAEIEAKRRKYAELKAKRVTEEKNLALNDLSRSDLCYRKYTIEEIEAATKNFSNSEKIGEGGYGPVYKGKLDHTPVAIKVLRSDAAQGMKQFKQEVQVLGLMRHPNMVLLLGACPEYGCLVYEFMNNGSLEDRLFRKGNTPPIPWEIRFKIAAEIATGLLFLHQAKPEPLVHRDLKPANILLDSNYSCKISDVGLARLVPPSVADCVTQYHMTSAAGTFCYIDPEYQQTGKLGTKSDIYSLGVMLLQIITARPPMGLTHHVERAIENGTFADILDPTVPNWPMEETLNYAKLSLKCAELRKKDRPDLGSVILPELNKLKELGMSSKRTTDS from the exons ATGTTCGGATCAAGAACTCAACAAATCGTAG AGAATGGTGTTGTTCAAGGTTCAAATCGCGGATTGAGTGATCAAGATACTCCTAAGGTCTTTACACCTTTTAGGGCTTACTCTGCACGTAAAGGG ATAGCAGTGAAGGAGGTTGTCATTGAGGATATTGAAGTGTCTAAGGGACTTCTAGACTATATTAACAACCACCGCGTCACCAACATTGTTCTTGGTGCATCATCAAGGAGTGCTCTTTCCAG GAAATTTTGGAGTCATGATGTGCCAACTATCATAAACAAGTCTGCACCAGATTTCTGTACTGTATACGTGATTTCGAAAGGAAAGCAACAGTCAGTCAGACCAGCAGCAAAACCTTTTGCTAGTTCTTTGTCAGCAACGCTACCATCTTCCCAAGCGTGGTCAGCAGCTAGGCTAAGTAATTACTCTGAATCATCAGATGTATCCAG GTCAGTATATACGAGGCCAGAGCAAAATATTGTAGGTTCTGAAATGATGAAGCCCAAAATTGGACCATCTAATGCATCGATGGACAATCTTGATGTTCATAATAGAGATCCTAGGAATTCATATAGCCGCAGTTCTCCGTCCGATGATAGAGGTCTCTTTGCACCTCTTAGCCATGGATCAGTAGATATCACAGCTCAAAATCTTGATTTCACTCAAgtttcagtaaaagaaaattgtaGCTCCTCATCTTCG TGGGAGGCTGAGATGAACAGATTAAAGCTAGAGCTAAGGCAAACCTTGAATATGTACAACACAGCTTGCAAAGAAGCTGTCTCGGCAAACCAAACG GCTAAAGAGCTTCATCAATGGAAAATGGAAGAAGCAAGTAGGTTCAAACAAGCCCGTATTTCTGAAGAGGCAGCTCTCGCTATTGCTGAGATGGAAAAAGCGAAAGGCAGAGCTGCCATTGAAGCTGCTCAAAAAGCACAAAAGTTGGCTGAGATAGaagcaaaaagaagaaaatatgcgGAGTTGAAGGCCAAGCGAGTGACAGAAGAAAAGAATCTAGCGTTAAATGATCTATCTCGGAGTGATCTCTGCTATAGGAAATACACAATAGAAGAGATTGAGGCAGCCACCAAAAACTTCTCAAATTCAGAGAAGATCGGTGAAGGTGGATATGGCCCTGTTTACAAAGGGAAACTTGATCACACACCCGTTGCCATTAAAGTTCTGAGATCCGATGCTGCACAAGGGATGAAACAGTTCAAGCAAGAG GTTCAAGTACTCGGTCTCATGAGGCACCCAAATATGGTTCTACTCTTAGGTGCATGTCCCGAGTATGGATGTTTGGTTTATGAGTTCATGAATAATGGCAGCCTGGAAGATCGCCTGTTCCGAAAAGGTAACACCCCTCCAATCCCATGGGAAATTCGGTTTAAAATTGCTGCTGAGATCGCAACGGGGCTCCTATTCCTTCACCAAGCAAAACCAGAACCTCTTGTCCATCGTGACCTTAAGCCAGCGAACATTCTTCTAGACAGCAATTATTCCTGCAAAATAAGTGATGTTGGCTTGGCAAGGTTAGTTCCACCATCTGTAGCTGATTGTGTTACACAATATCACATGACTTCAGCTGCAGGAACGTTTTGTTACATTGATCCTGAATATCAACAAACAGGAAAGTTAGGGACTAAATCAGATATATATTCACTTGGTGTGATGTTGCTCCAAATTATTACTGCAAGGCCCCCGATGGGTTTAACACATCACGTCGAGAGGGCCATTGAGAACGGAACATTTGCAGACATACTAGATCCAACAGTGCCAAACTGGCCAATGGAAGAAACTCTTAACTATGCAAAATTGTCACTCAAGTGTGCTGAGCTGCGGAAGAAAGATCGACCTGATCTTGGTTCGGTGATATTGCCTGAGCTTAATAAGCTTAAAGAACTCGGAATGAGTAGCAAGCGAACTACAGACTCTTAA